GAAAATTTTATTTAACTAATAATTTCTTGATAtaagtattttttttaaatgagGGGACGTGTAATTTTTGTAGGGGTTTTTTCTATTATATCCCATTCCAAAAGATACTTTACAAATATGTCctatttttaattgtaattacaAATATATCTCAAATCAAACATTCTTTCTAATTTAAAGTTAATCATGGTTAATTTTATTACTATACATATCTAAAAATCTAAAAGATATTTGTATTCTTAACTTTTATAATTTAGTAATAAAAATCAGcttcaaattaaaataaaattattatttgtCATAAACCAAAAAATATCTAGAACAACTATTAGTTGCAATTAAATAAAAGTCCACAAAATTGTTATTTTATTTACTTGCACAATATTTCACTAATACCAAATTATAATTACTTTTTGAAAATAGAATTAGTAGAGTATATAGGTAATTTTGATGTTTGCTTACCAAGTAGTAAAGAAGCATGATACAAATACATGATTTTTTCGGTAATAGTcttcaaaaaaaattattgtaGGCTGAATAAAAATAACCTCAATTATTGAGCAAGCAAGATTGAAGAgacatatttttaaaaaaatgtttaaaatacACATCCACACATTAAAGGTATTCTAGTAATATATAATAGATATAAATTAATTtcataacatatatatatatatatatataaatatatagggATTATACATAAGTTAAATTTAACTATAGGACATCTAAATAATTTTTCAATAAAATGTGATATATTTATAGAATGGCCTATTAATTTGAGACACATCAAACAAATTcccatttttttttaaaaaccgTAATAAGAGAGGCTTGTGCTTAAAATAGCACTCTATCATCAATGAGATCAATAGAAACTTATACTAGTAGTAAATGTTTTTATACTGAATAATTGAGCTTCTTTTTGTTTGAGATGAATAGAGGATGATTGAAATGCAATTTTGCATGTTACCTTACTGTTAAGAAATTGAATTTTCTGAATAATATTTTCTGAATGAACGGTTTTCTGAATGAATGACAAATCTGAATGATGGATGAAAAGGTTGTTtgataaataatttttatatttctgaACCACGgcttattaatctaattaaactAATTTAATCTAATTAAACTAATTTAATCTAACTAAACTAATATATAAAAGATAtgatttaaattatttatttgaaaAATTAGGTGTTAAATTAGTTATCCAAAACTTAACTATTTATAATATCACCAATATATTTTTTAACGCGACAATCTAATATCttgaaaaatataaaaataaatttagaagttttgtggaaaaataaattatatatattagtattaataaataaatttcataaaTTACAAATTccaattaaattataaataacaCAACTACCCGTTATAAAAAAGACAAAATCAATGAAATTTGTTATCGAGAAATTATGTATAAATTTATCATTAAAATATCTaagaaatttatttttttaatgataaaaataaaAGTTTATCTACAAATTTtcatataatatatttatttaatctAATTACACGTTAATggtaaataaaaaataaatatataaaaagaaaTTGATATTAAGAATCTTTGTTATCTATAAAGCACTCGTGTGAAAATTGAATAATGAACCAATTACAAACCATTCAGATAGATTTTGGAGAGGTAATGGTTCAGAGATAATTTGGTGTTTGTCGACGAAAATTATTTATTACAAAATTGCAAACAAATAATCTGAATGAACAAAACACAACGATCCAGTCAATATCCTGTCATTCACCCGTTAACAAATCACCCCTAAACTAGTGTGGTTTCGAATTACTATTTTTACTTTAAGAAGTAATTGAGACATGTCCCTTGATAATTGGTTGATACCAGAAAGAAAAAACACAGGAAAAAAAGTCAACAAAACCAATAAATATTCTCCCGTACTGTTTTGTTTaagtttgagacattatcttgtGAAATTTACTTTACCGGTGGTCAAGTCTCTGCAGTTGGTCGCCACTTGAATATAGCAGTATTTTGTTACAGATATTGTCGGTGACATTCAAATTGAATGCTTCAATTATTGGTTCCAATAACTGATCAAAAGATAACtaaaatgaatgtctttataattatTCATGGAAATTGCTGTCAAAATGCTTTGTTAGGACTTTAGCAGATAATTAGTCAATCATTGGTAATAAATATCGTATCCAGTATACATGACTCTAGTGGAGGCAGATAGTTAATGAATCCGTGCATTGACCTTGAATTTGATCATTTTGCTTGACATTACTATCTCTGTCTCATTGAATTCTATACATTACTTTTCGGCACATTTTTCAATATTTCTTTAAAGCATAACTTCacaatatttttaaattttttctttctgaataaaagtttcatgtttaaacttctattcgaattttttttttaaaaaacattataaaactatattttataaaaattttgaaATACATGTAAACAGTGCACGTATAAAAATCAACGGGACGGAGGGAATTATATTTTAGAAGAGAAGATAATAAGTGAAGGTGCATAGTCTGAAGGGGGAGGACACACAAAATAAGTGGGAGCAGGAATTGTTCCCTTTTGAGCAGGAATAACAAAAGGACAGGAGTGGGATTGGCATGCATAGTAGTAGCACTGCTACTGTAGCACTAACTGCATGATTCTTGTTGATAGGGGGAAAACAAATTTTGCAGTGATTCCTGATATAATATGTAGATAGCCCAGAAAAAGAGATAGGAGACAATCCCACTGCACATCTTTACTAGGCGCAAATTATGTGTCTATAGACCGCCAAACAATAATGCTGCATAAATCACACCACATTAATCACATGTTATTGTGGTGTGGAGTAAGACACACCACAATTAACTCTACACGGGTGTAACATTTTAACTGCAGTTAATTATTTCAGAAGTATCATTTATTTTTACTAATGAATCAGAACAGCAGTAAAAAAAATGAGAGGGAATAATCCAACATGTGATTATTTATCTGTGAAATTAGAATTACATAAGCATAATAATTGTGGTTCAAAACGTTTAACATTTTTCATAATACAGTGATTTGGTAGTCCCGCTTCTCGAAAAGAGATGAACTATAGGAGCAAAAATAGATGCGATTGATACGAGGAATGATGAAATTGAGGAACATAACTTAAGAGTTGAAGCTGGTAAGGTGATACGGAGCCGTGTACAAAGCAATTTCACGGCGGAGGATGGGGTGGGGCAGACAAACACACGATGCGGCCGATTATTTGTCGGTGAGGTCCACGATACCATGCATATTCGGGTATGCCTACGTTGGAGACCAAATATAAACTAGTATTTTTGCCTGCTACATTTGGcgtaaatattttttaaaaataatatttttataatccTTTCTTTAATAGAGAGTTTTTTTAGTGAATATGTTTTTTTGTTGATCTCATATTATATTagattaaaaaaattatctttaatatgataataagttaaacaaaaaaattaataaatttacaACAAAATCAGTATTCAAACAATTGGTTTTGGTATTCTAAGAGTAACAAATTTAATTTGTGATATTCTAATTTGTAATAAAATCATGACTAATAATTAGTTGCATGTATTGAAATTTTATTTGGATGGAAAGTAGTATTAATAAgtacaaataaattttaatttacgGCAAAATAAGAAATTTTAAACAATATCTGGAAACCAACAAATAATATTATCAAATGctcttttaaaaataatactatatatatatatatttgttattACATTTACATTTTCCATACATTCATAGAATTTTTTTGAGTAAAATAGacaatatacatatatatatacagtcATAATAAGTTTTTTAATATTTGAAAATTGCACACATATCTTTTTCGAGTAAATTAGTTACTTTTACAATTTTAAAACATGTAAGTGCTATATTCTTATTTGACTTTATTAAGCAgtaaataagaataaataagaGTAGGTAGGGTAGTTTCTAGGTGGTTTTTATTGTCCGGAAATACTCTCCGTTACACAACTTCCTTCATTTCCATGTATACAAATTCTCAGAAACTCATCTCCCATTGAAAGTGTTCAAACTCCTAATTCAGTTTGGGGGAAAGGGTTAAATCAAATTAGGTAATACTTCCTTTCTATAAAACTTTCATGAATTACTTTTAACTTCAAATTGTACTGCCATTTACATGTGAATAATTTATCTCTTTTGATGTGTACCTTCTTCTTCTATCTTCATAGAGACATGGATTGTGAAGAGAGTAAGATTAGATTCATATGTCGTAATTATGATTGTTCATACCAAAAAGACCGATTGGTAATATTCTTTCTATTGTCTTTTACTTCAATTCGATTTCTTCAAAAGCCTTTTATAAAGTATTTTCAGTGATATACATTTTTCAGTCTACGAATTGAAGTTATTATCCATATTTTCATTAATATTCTGGATGTGTATTGTTCGTTGTAGAAATTACCGCCTTTTTTTTCATCCGAGATATGGATCAAAGTTAACAAAGAAAGTATATCTACATGTGCCATCAAATGCTATATGGTCCGGTCGTATCTCTGAAAATCATGAATATATTGAGGGTTTGGAGGAGATGATGTGCTTTCAAAATATTAAACCATATCACGTTGTCATCATGGAGTATAAAAGTGGGGGGAACTTTAATGTAGAAATTTTTAATCCATACTGTGTTCCAATTGATTATACTTTAGACCACAATGTTCGATTAGGTCGGGCAGAGAAATTGGATGGGATTGCTGAAAATGTTCGATTTAGTGATTTAGAAGTGGCAAAATTGTTTGAGTGTTACCGCTATAATTCCTACAACAATTTTGTTGGTATGCACACTCTACGTATCGAGGCAAATCAATTGATAGAAGCATCTAGCCTGAAGGTATATCTTTCTAAAATAAAATTTGGGTAATATCTTTGTGCAATGTTTCAGTTAGCATGTTTTTCTTTGAGGTTGAATGAGTCTTTTTTATTTTGTAGGTTCTTTCATCATAAGCATGTTCTTCTTTGAGGTTGAATGAGTCTGTGCAGTTTATTGAAATTGGATTTGGTAAATTCCACTGGACCATTAAACTGAAATGACTCAATGGTGAggtttttttttgacaaatgaTGGATTTAGTTTGTTCGTAATTGCAATGTTCATGAAGGAGATCAGTTGATGTTTTCGAAGCAGCTTTCTAGCAATTCATTGAAAGTAGTACTTTTCTCAGACAATTTATGTGTTGCGCCTTTAAATGATGAAGGTAATGACTGTATCTTTTGTAATTAATTgccaatttttattctactatTTAACTTTTTTTCATTTATTGTGTAATGTAAATGTTTCATCGAGTATTCGTCCCAAATTTATTAAACTGATGCGCAGGAGTACAATAGAAAATGCTAGCCTGGTATTTGATATATATTATCGTACTTATATGTTGGATAGCCTAAAATCTTTATTGAGTTTTtctaaataatttaaaatttacagGAAGTACCTCTTGTTTTATGCAAAAATTTGGACGTAACCTGAATCGTGGTATTGTAGAGGTTCATCTTGGTGGTGGGAAAGTAATGAACTTCAAATTCTGTCCCGCAACACATAATATATTTGGTCTAAAGCGGTTCATGCAGAAGTATAAGATTTTATGTTATCACATGTTTGTGTTCACTTATATTGGTAGTTGCAAGTTTGAGTTGGAAGTGTATGATTCTCAATGTGGGACTCATTTATGTGATGATGACGATTATTTATGCCTTGATGAATTTGTACCGCCAGAACCTGGATCACAAGCGATTTTCTTATCTAGTGTTAGTGGCACTTTAATTGAAGGtatttcttttattttcagtACCAAGCATCATCATTTAGATAATTTTCATACAAATGATGAATTTACCGGTCTTCTTCTttgaagatgatgatgatgacaaAAACGAGTTTAATTCTTCACCAGCTAATGTACTCATTGAAGTAGAAGCTACCTTAATTATAGCCTTCTTTTGTTTAAAGTAGAAAATACACTAATGTAGAGATATAACATTATATTGGGACTGATATATTAATTCTTACGGTAAGATAATGCCAATAATGAAACATAGTCTAACTCATTCTCAGGTAATGTAAAATATTAAATTTCAGCATTCTTACAACATTCTTCCACATACACATTATTACAGCATTCttctttttttaatatttaaagtGAAGTTTATAAACCTTCATTGCATTCTTCTTGCAATTTTGTAAAACCGAGTCGAACATTCGATTGATTGATATTGCCTCTTCTTCAAAGGACACCAATGAAGGTGTGTAACATATCTTCATTACAAAATTAGTATTGTCCACCTCTGTTTAACATACTGAAACTTAGCACATATGCTCTGTAATTTATGTAAAACCTGCATCAGAAGCTATAATTTTATGTATTATTACTTCTACTTTAAATGAATATATTTCTTTTTTTGGTAGTAGAAAGCACCATCATTCTTACGTATTGACAGAATACTGAATTTGCTACATGTATTCTTCTGAGCAGATGCTGACAATGAGACTCTGGGTTTTCACTCTTCCTCAGATAATGCACAAATTGAAGCAGAAGGTAGCTTATTGTGAGATTTTTTCCAATTTGAAATATACCTAATTTGGACAGCTTACATAATACTTTAATCATATATCTGTTGTTCTGCTTAGACTATGGCATTAATGAACTGGAGTTGCACTCTTCCTCAGGTACTGTATTGCATATATTGCTAATTTGCATGAATGAAAACATGTAATAGTAAAGACTTCTCTGTAGAAAGCGACACAGACATTGAACTGATTGATACTTCATCTTCCTCCGAGAAAAGCAATGAAGGTCTGTAGTAATCTAGTTTGTGAAATTAGTGTTTTACACCTCTGTGAAACCTACTGAAAAAGAAATGAAATACTCTGTAATTTGTAGATGAAGAACAACAATATATGGTAAATGAAGACATAATTCTTGATGAAGAACCAACTTCTTTCGTTGTTGTACTTAAATATTCTCATGTTGACAATAAATGTCATGGCGCTATAAGTTTACTAATACTTAAGGAAACCGTATATCAACATTTTCTGAATTCTATATCTTTTTACAATTATTCAACTCTTGTTATATTGTGGTACATTAAAACTGCTTTAAGGCGTATATATTCTAACTAGGATAAAAGAACCAACACAACTTTGATGTTGGGTGGGAGACAATGGGTAGTGCAAGCATTGCGAGTAGCTCGCCAGTGCCGTTTTGGAATTGGATGGGATGACTTCATTGGTGATAATGAATTAGCTGCACATACTGAATTGTTATTTGTGTACTTGGGTGAATATCCGTTTGAAGTGTTAGTTATTAATTAGTGAGTTATTTGTGATTTAGTATTGGTATGTAGTAATGAATGACTAACTTGTGCACTCATCGATTTGTGATCGTACACACTACTGGATAAACTAAGGTTGTTTTTGCTTCTTTTAAGCATTTGAGTTGTAGACTTTTTTTAATATCATGTTCTTTAGTTATaaggtatttaatatgaattagCTTCTTTTAAACATCAACTCAATTATGCATATGGTGGTAATAATAGTAGTTTCTAATGTCCCACAATTAGGTAAAATTCGCACAGAGTACTAATGTAAgacaaaaaatatattttcttaaGTGAATTACATTTGGATAACTTGGTTTCATAAAAAATAATGGTTTTGTTATTTGCACCTTATGAGAATTTAAATaatgttttttttatatataattaataagagaatattattaataataacaaaaaatatttttaaattaaaagttaAATTAATGAGAAGAGCtaatttaattaaatatgaaATTAGAAGTACATTGAAGAGTGGCGAATTCATAAGTTGAGACTATTACAATCGATGAGTTTACTAAACTCCAAGAATTCCTAGATCGATgtagaaaaataaaaaatcaagaagCATATTTTGTATGTTCATTATAGCAATGAAGAATACTCAATTAGATATGCATTAGTAGAGCATTTGTGGGAAGAATATAATATTTCTGATATGTTGTTGATCcaattttaaaattctgaaaTCTTTATTATATAACTAATAAGAGAACGTAattaatatcaacatcatctaTTTTTTAACTTAAACTTAAATTAAGGAGCCAAATTTTTTTTACTAAATTTTAAATAGAATTAAATTGAAGAATCATAAATGCCGAATGCAGAAGCAATTTTATATTTCAAATCAAAGATTTCTTGGACCGCTTCAGAAAAAAAGTAACCAGGAACATATTGCACTTAAAAATGAATTAATTGACCATTTGTGGGAAGAACATactattttgaaaatattttatgTTAC
This sequence is a window from Apium graveolens cultivar Ventura chromosome 9, ASM990537v1, whole genome shotgun sequence. Protein-coding genes within it:
- the LOC141687412 gene encoding uncharacterized protein LOC141687412 isoform X2, encoding MFSKQLSSNSLKVVLFSDNLCVAPLNDEGSTSCFMQKFGRNLNRGIVEVHLGGGKVMNFKFCPATHNIFGLKRFMQKYKILCYHMFVFTYIGSCKFELEVYDSQCGTHLCDDDDYLCLDEFVPPEPGSQAIFLSSVSGTLIEDADNETLGFHSSSDNAQIEAEGTVLHILLICMNENM
- the LOC141687412 gene encoding uncharacterized protein LOC141687412 isoform X1, encoding MFSKQLSSNSLKVVLFSDNLCVAPLNDEGSTSCFMQKFGRNLNRGIVEVHLGGGKVMNFKFCPATHNIFGLKRFMQKYKILCYHMFVFTYIGSCKFELEVYDSQCGTHLCDDDDYLCLDEFVPPEPGSQAIFLSSVSGTLIEDADNETLGFHSSSDNAQIEAEDYGINELELHSSSGTVLHILLICMNENM